The region CGGTCGCCCGTGCTGCTCGCTGCCTGCTTGAGCAGATCTTCGGCGTCCGCCAGAACGGTTTTGATATCCGACATCAGTTTCTCCTTGTTGATTTCCGACATTGCAACTCCCTTCATGCTGTCATGCTGCAGGTTCACATCGTAGCGAAACGCCTGCCTGCTGGCGAGCCGGGAAGACACACGGCGGCAGTGCAAGACTGCATGGTAAACGACTCGCAATCGTCAACAGAGCCGCAAACGGCACGAAAAGTTTCCTCCGCGGCCGTCCATGCCGTTCCGCCATCGGGCAAAAATGACAAAAAAGTATGAATATCAAACGTAATAATCGTTCGCATGGCGCATTGCTTCCCGTAAGCTGACGGACTGTCCCGCGCCGACAGCGCGCGGTTTCAACCAGCATCGTTCGAGGAGGGAACATCATGAGCCTGCGTCTTGGCGACATCGCACCGGATTTCGAGCAGGAATCGAGCCTGGGCAAGATCAAGTTTCACGAGTGGCTGGGCGACAGCTGGGGCGTCCTGTTCTCGCATCCGGCCGACTACACGCCGGTGTGCACGACTGAGCTCGGGTTGACCGCGAAGCTGAAGGGCGAATTCGAGAAACGCAATGTGAAAGTGATCGCGCTGTCGGTCGACGACGTCGAATCGCACAAAGGCTGGATCAACGACATCAACGAAACGCAATCGACCGTCGTCGGCTTCCCGATCATTGCCGACGGCGACCGCAAGGTCTCGCAGCTGTACGACATGATTCACCCGAACGCGAACGAAACGCTGACGGTGCGCTCGCTGTTCGTGATCGACCCGAACAAGAAAGTTCGCCTGATCATCACGTATCCGGCCAGTACCGGGCGCAACTTCGACGAAGTGTTGCGCGTGATCGACTCGCTGCAGCTGACCGACAACTACAAGGTCGCCACCCCCGGCAACTGGAAGGATGGCGACGACGTCGTGATCGTGCCGTCGCTGCAGGATCCGGAAGAGCTGAAGAAGCGGTTCCCGAAGGGCTTCAACGCGGTGCGTCCGTACCTGCGTCTCACGCCGCAGCCGAACAAGTAAGCAGCGGCTCCGGAAACGGCGCCGCGTGACGAACGTGGATGCCGAGGAAAGCGGCCCGCCCGGCAGCGATGCCGGGCGGGCCGTGTCTTTTTTTCAGTATGACGGTAGCAAGGCGACGCGGCCGGGCCACCGCGCGCCGCCGTGCGCGAATGCTCAGAAGAATGCCTGGATGCCCGTCTGCGCGCGACCGAGGATCAGCGCGTGGATGTCGTGCGTGCCTTCATACGTATTGACCACCTCGAGGTTGACGAGGTGGCGCGCGACACCGAATTCGTCGGAGATGCCGTTGCCGCCCAGCATGTCGCGCGCGAGCCGCGCAATGTCGAGCGCCTTGCCGCAGGAGTTGCGCTTCATGATCGACGTGATCTCGACGGCCGCCGTGCCTTCGTCCTTCATCCGCCCGAGCCGCAGTACGCCTTGCAGGCCGAGCGTGATTTCGGTCTGCATGTCGGCGAGCTTCTTCTGGATCAGCTGGTTCGCGGCGAGCGGCCGGCCGAACTGCTTGCGATCGAGCACGTACTGGCGCGCGGTGTGCCAGCACGATTCCGCCGCGCCGAGCGCGCCCCATGCGATACCGTAGCGCGCCGAGTTCAAGCACGTGAACGGGCCGCGCAGGCCGCTCACGTTGGGCATCAGGTTCTCTTCCGGTACGAACACCTCGTCGAGCACGATCTCGCCGGTGATCGACGCGCGCAGCCCGACCTTGCCGTGGATCGCCGGCGCGGACAGCCCCTTCCAGCCTTTTTCGAGGATGAAGCCGCGAATCGCGTCCTTGCCGTTTTCGTCGAGCTTTGCCCACACGACGAATACGTCGGCGATCGGCGAATTGGTGATCCACATCTTGGCGCCGGACAGCGAATAGCCGCCGGCGACCTTCTTCGCGCGCGTGACCATGCTGCCGGGATCGGAGCCGTGGTTCGGCTCGGTCAGCCCGAAGCATCCGATCCATTCGCCGCTCGCGAGCTTCGGCAGATATTTCTGCTTCTGCGCGTCCGAGCCGAATTCGAAGATGGGCACCATCACCAGCGACGACTGCACGGACATCATCGAGCGGTAGCCGGAATCGACGCGCTCGACTTCGCGCGCGATCAGCCCGTAGCTCACGTAGTTGAGGCCGGGGCCGCCGTATTCCTCGGGGATCGTCGGCCCGAGCAGGCCGACTTCTCCCATTTCGCGGAAGATCGCGGCGTCGGTGCGTTCATGGCGGAACGCATCGGTCACGCGCGGCGCGAGCTTGTCCCGTGCGTACGCCTGCGCGGCATCGCGTACCATCCGCTCTTCTTCGGTCAGTTGCTGATCGAGCAGCAGCGGATCGTCCCAATGAAAAGTTGCAGCGCTCATCGTGTCATCTCCTGTCCCCTCGACGCATCGAGTCGGGCGTCGTGCTGAAAGTTCGCTTGACTGGAGTTCCGCTGTGCGGAACAATGTTTTGCAAATCGAACTCAGTGTAACACCAGATGACACTTTCAACCATCGACGAAACCGCGATCGACGAACGCAAGTTCGTGGTGGCGCTCGCGCGCGGGCTCGATCTGCTGCGCGCATTCCGGCCCGGCGAGACGATGCTCGGCAATCGCGACTTCGCGGAGCGCACCGGGCTGCCGAAAGCGACGGTGAACCGGCTGGCGTACACGCTGACCGTGCTCGGCTATCTGCGTTACGACGAGACGCTCGGAAAGTATGCGCTCGACGCCGGCGTGTTGTCGCTCGGCTATGCGCTGCTCGCGGGCTCGGGCACGCTCGATCTCGCGAGGCCGCACATGCAGGCGCTCGCGCGGGAGATCGGCGCGGCCGTGTCGCTTGGCTGCCGGGACGGCCTCGACATGATCTATCTCGAGACGATTCGCAGCGAAACCGCGCTGACGCTCGGGCTTGCGCCCGGCTCCCGGCTGTCGATGCTGACGAGTTCGATGGGGCGCGCGTACCTGGCCGTGCAGCCGGAGGATGTGCGCCGCGCGCTGTATGCGGACCTGCATCGGGCAGCCGGCGGCGCGGCCGACGCGGATGCGCTCGTCGCCGCTGCGCAGCAGGCGGTCGCGGAGTTTGCGGACGGCGGATGCTGCTATTCGTTTCGTGCGTGGCACATGGACGTCAACGCGGCGGCCGTGCCGTTTCGCGAGCCGCGCGAGGGGCGCTGGCTGATCCTGAGTTGCAGC is a window of Burkholderia latens DNA encoding:
- a CDS encoding peroxiredoxin gives rise to the protein MSLRLGDIAPDFEQESSLGKIKFHEWLGDSWGVLFSHPADYTPVCTTELGLTAKLKGEFEKRNVKVIALSVDDVESHKGWINDINETQSTVVGFPIIADGDRKVSQLYDMIHPNANETLTVRSLFVIDPNKKVRLIITYPASTGRNFDEVLRVIDSLQLTDNYKVATPGNWKDGDDVVIVPSLQDPEELKKRFPKGFNAVRPYLRLTPQPNK
- a CDS encoding IclR family transcriptional regulator — encoded protein: MTLSTIDETAIDERKFVVALARGLDLLRAFRPGETMLGNRDFAERTGLPKATVNRLAYTLTVLGYLRYDETLGKYALDAGVLSLGYALLAGSGTLDLARPHMQALAREIGAAVSLGCRDGLDMIYLETIRSETALTLGLAPGSRLSMLTSSMGRAYLAVQPEDVRRALYADLHRAAGGAADADALVAAAQQAVAEFADGGCCYSFRAWHMDVNAAAVPFREPREGRWLILSCSGPASSMDEQVFRTQVGPKLKALAQRLGQTI
- a CDS encoding acyl-CoA dehydrogenase, with translation MSAATFHWDDPLLLDQQLTEEERMVRDAAQAYARDKLAPRVTDAFRHERTDAAIFREMGEVGLLGPTIPEEYGGPGLNYVSYGLIAREVERVDSGYRSMMSVQSSLVMVPIFEFGSDAQKQKYLPKLASGEWIGCFGLTEPNHGSDPGSMVTRAKKVAGGYSLSGAKMWITNSPIADVFVVWAKLDENGKDAIRGFILEKGWKGLSAPAIHGKVGLRASITGEIVLDEVFVPEENLMPNVSGLRGPFTCLNSARYGIAWGALGAAESCWHTARQYVLDRKQFGRPLAANQLIQKKLADMQTEITLGLQGVLRLGRMKDEGTAAVEITSIMKRNSCGKALDIARLARDMLGGNGISDEFGVARHLVNLEVVNTYEGTHDIHALILGRAQTGIQAFF